A DNA window from Garciella nitratireducens DSM 15102 contains the following coding sequences:
- a CDS encoding DUF2922 domain-containing protein — protein sequence MAILKLEMIFKNEEGRTSKLSVEDARSDLTEVEINGIMDEILQQNLFTSSGGDLIKKEKAQLITTEITEFSII from the coding sequence ATGGCAATTTTAAAATTAGAAATGATTTTTAAAAATGAAGAGGGAAGAACTAGTAAACTATCTGTAGAAGATGCAAGATCTGATCTTACTGAAGTAGAAATAAATGGGATAATGGATGAAATCTTACAACAGAATCTTTTTACTTCTTCAGGAGGAGATTTGATAAAAAAAGAAAAAGCGCAATTAATTACTACAGAAATTACTGAATTTTCAATAATTTAG
- a CDS encoding YvrJ family protein: MEELLTQIGNFGFPMVISIYLLVRFEGKIQSLTESIYQLAKVIEMMK; the protein is encoded by the coding sequence ATGGAAGAATTACTTACCCAGATTGGAAACTTCGGTTTTCCTATGGTTATTTCTATTTATCTATTAGTTCGTTTTGAAGGAAAAATCCAAAGTTTAACGGAAAGTATTTATCAACTGGCCAAAGTAATTGAAATGATGAAATAA
- a CDS encoding ATP-dependent RecD-like DNA helicase, protein MASLETIVGEIVDIIYYNNYNGYTVADLDMQNQLVTVVGFFPELQEGEKITILGKWITHPEYGMQFKAESFQVEVPTSEEGIEKYLSSGMIRGIGPVTAQRMVAHFGKDTLDIIQFYPQRLTEVEGIGKKKAVQIFESFEEQQGLREVMLFLQKFGITPRQAVKLYKKYGDRTISTIKENPYRMAEDIMGIGFKMADKIAMNMGIDARSAYRIAAGVKYALSQNHHEGHTYCPEGKLIQDAAKLLDVKGEEVQNYLTDMAIHGQLKLERMEEERVYYSIPFYRAEEEVALRIIALAMTDIKEEILDLDKRIQQVEKKNKILLASRQRKAIIEAMSNGLLIITGGPGTGKTTIINSILDILEDMDKEVLLAAPTGRAAKRMSEATGREAKTIHRLLEYGFGQEGEEQIFQKNEDNPLKADVVIIDEVSMVDILLMNHLLKAISPGTRLILVGDKDQLPSVGPGNVLKDMIESGVVKLVQLNEIFRQAQESMIVINAHHINKGELPLLNVKKKDFFFHRAHSKEEILKIIVDLCASRLPRYQGFDSLQDIQVLTPMKKGMVGVYQLNKSLQQVLNPSCKQKKEKKMGDMVFREGDKVMQTKNNYHIRWVNIHHPEEPKGEGVFNGDFGMIQRIDLEEGKIEVLFDEEKLVEYEYNQLDELELAYAVTVHKSQGSEFPVVVMPMSWGPPMLLTRNLLYTAVTRAKSLVVLVGEEKYLVDMVKNNYVNFRYTGLKERIRSKLDMLSMEEGLLEEK, encoded by the coding sequence TTGGCTTCCTTAGAAACTATTGTAGGCGAAATTGTGGATATTATTTATTATAACAATTATAACGGTTACACAGTCGCTGATTTAGATATGCAAAATCAATTAGTGACGGTAGTGGGCTTTTTTCCAGAGCTACAGGAAGGAGAAAAAATTACCATATTGGGCAAATGGATTACACATCCTGAATATGGAATGCAATTTAAAGCTGAATCTTTTCAAGTAGAAGTGCCTACTTCAGAGGAAGGGATTGAGAAATATCTTTCTTCAGGGATGATTCGAGGAATTGGTCCAGTAACAGCGCAAAGAATGGTAGCTCATTTTGGAAAAGACACTTTAGATATCATACAATTTTATCCTCAACGTTTAACAGAGGTAGAAGGGATTGGAAAAAAGAAAGCCGTTCAAATTTTTGAATCTTTTGAAGAACAACAAGGATTAAGGGAAGTCATGTTATTTTTACAAAAGTTTGGGATTACCCCTCGTCAGGCCGTGAAATTATATAAAAAATATGGAGATAGAACCATTTCTACTATAAAAGAGAATCCTTATCGAATGGCAGAGGATATTATGGGAATTGGTTTTAAAATGGCAGATAAAATTGCTATGAATATGGGAATCGATGCTAGGTCTGCTTATCGAATTGCAGCTGGTGTAAAATATGCTTTATCTCAAAATCATCATGAAGGACATACCTATTGCCCAGAAGGCAAACTGATTCAAGATGCGGCAAAATTATTAGATGTAAAAGGGGAAGAAGTACAAAATTATCTTACTGATATGGCAATCCATGGACAATTAAAGTTAGAACGCATGGAAGAAGAAAGGGTATATTATTCTATTCCGTTTTACCGTGCAGAGGAAGAAGTAGCTTTGAGGATCATTGCTTTAGCAATGACTGACATAAAAGAAGAGATCTTAGATTTAGATAAAAGAATTCAGCAAGTAGAAAAGAAAAATAAAATTCTTTTAGCTAGTAGACAACGCAAAGCTATTATAGAGGCCATGAGTAATGGATTGTTGATTATTACTGGAGGCCCAGGAACAGGAAAAACCACTATTATTAATAGTATTTTAGACATTTTAGAAGATATGGACAAGGAAGTCCTTTTAGCAGCTCCTACAGGGAGAGCAGCTAAGAGAATGAGCGAAGCTACAGGACGGGAAGCAAAAACCATTCATCGTTTATTAGAGTATGGTTTTGGACAAGAAGGGGAAGAACAAATTTTTCAAAAAAATGAAGACAACCCTCTAAAAGCAGATGTAGTAATTATAGATGAGGTATCCATGGTAGATATTTTATTGATGAATCATCTTTTAAAGGCGATTTCTCCTGGCACTAGGCTTATTTTAGTAGGAGATAAGGATCAGCTTCCTTCGGTAGGGCCAGGGAATGTTTTAAAGGATATGATTGAAAGTGGAGTAGTAAAATTGGTGCAATTAAATGAAATTTTTAGGCAAGCTCAAGAGAGTATGATTGTTATTAATGCTCACCATATTAACAAGGGAGAGCTACCTCTTTTAAATGTAAAAAAGAAAGATTTTTTCTTTCATAGAGCTCATTCTAAAGAAGAGATTTTAAAAATTATTGTAGATTTATGTGCTAGTCGTCTTCCAAGATATCAAGGGTTTGATTCTCTACAAGATATTCAAGTTTTGACTCCTATGAAGAAAGGGATGGTAGGAGTATATCAATTAAATAAAAGTCTCCAACAGGTATTAAATCCTTCTTGTAAACAAAAAAAGGAAAAGAAAATGGGGGATATGGTTTTTCGAGAAGGAGATAAGGTGATGCAGACCAAAAATAACTATCATATTCGTTGGGTGAATATTCATCATCCAGAAGAGCCTAAGGGAGAAGGGGTATTTAATGGAGATTTTGGAATGATTCAAAGGATTGATCTAGAGGAGGGAAAAATAGAGGTTCTGTTTGATGAGGAAAAATTAGTAGAATATGAATATAACCAGTTAGATGAGTTAGAGTTGGCTTATGCTGTAACAGTACACAAAAGTCAGGGAAGTGAATTTCCTGTAGTGGTGATGCCTATGTCTTGGGGACCGCCTATGCTTCTTACTAGAAATCTTCTGTATACAGCTGTTACAAGAGCAAAATCTTTAGTAGTATTAGTAGGGGAAGAAAAATACTTAGTAGATATGGTAAAAAACAATTATGTCAATTTTCGTTATACAGGATTAAAAGAAAGAATTCGATCTAAGCTAGATATGTTATCAATGGAAGAAGGATTGCTGGAGGAAAAGTAA
- a CDS encoding CdaR family transcriptional regulator has product MKISKKFAQDVVMEMKKIIHQDINYIDTNGEIIASTDIERIGTFHEGGLKVAQSGENLVIEYNGQFMGTKKGINLPVYMNEEIIGVIGITGDKNEVGKFGEIIKKMTEILIKEASIREYENKQIEYKKMILEDILFNEGFSKKNILNYEDINGYSKKYGGIVIVSKIFYDEEDNVEIEEKIFRVYRDHINSNGKDLIMKHHGFIILLLFGHDYQRVAYFIESVKKEIETKYHRKVKSGIGRIKNNLEEMKNSYNEAINAFQWVIKDPHEDVLFYNNMELELILNHVDSYTQNHFIEKVCKNLKETEIEEYQKILQQYEKYNGSIKKISESLFFHKNTLQYKLDKLYQKTGFDMRNYKDFVILKIAFTLLKKN; this is encoded by the coding sequence ATGAAGATTTCGAAAAAATTTGCTCAGGATGTAGTAATGGAAATGAAAAAAATCATTCATCAAGATATCAATTATATTGATACTAATGGAGAAATTATAGCAAGTACAGATATTGAACGAATAGGAACCTTTCATGAAGGGGGATTAAAAGTAGCTCAATCAGGGGAAAACCTAGTAATAGAATATAACGGACAATTTATGGGGACAAAAAAGGGAATTAACTTACCTGTTTATATGAATGAGGAAATTATTGGAGTAATTGGCATTACTGGAGATAAAAACGAAGTAGGAAAGTTCGGAGAAATTATTAAAAAGATGACAGAAATTTTAATTAAAGAAGCTTCCATTCGAGAATATGAAAATAAACAAATTGAATATAAAAAAATGATATTGGAAGATATTCTTTTTAATGAAGGTTTTAGTAAGAAAAACATATTAAACTATGAAGATATAAATGGGTATAGCAAAAAATATGGTGGGATAGTAATTGTATCTAAAATATTTTATGATGAAGAGGATAATGTTGAAATAGAAGAGAAAATATTTAGGGTTTATAGAGATCATATAAATTCTAATGGGAAAGATCTTATTATGAAACATCATGGTTTTATTATTTTATTATTATTTGGACATGATTACCAAAGAGTTGCATATTTTATAGAATCTGTTAAGAAGGAAATAGAAACAAAATATCATCGAAAAGTAAAATCTGGAATTGGGCGAATAAAAAATAATTTAGAAGAAATGAAAAATTCTTATAATGAAGCAATCAATGCTTTTCAATGGGTTATAAAAGATCCTCATGAAGATGTATTGTTCTATAACAATATGGAACTAGAATTAATTTTAAATCATGTAGATTCTTATACGCAAAATCATTTTATTGAAAAAGTTTGCAAAAATTTAAAAGAAACAGAAATAGAAGAATATCAAAAAATATTACAACAATATGAAAAATACAACGGTTCTATTAAAAAAATTTCTGAATCTCTATTTTTTCATAAAAATACTTTACAATATAAGCTGGATAAATTATACCAAAAAACAGGATTTGATATGAGAAATTATAAAGATTTTGTAATATTAAAAATAGCTTTTACCCTTTTAAAGAAAAATTAG
- a CDS encoding GntP family permease, protein MDFTVSAFGAILGLVIAIILIIKKVNPTYSLILGAIIGGLLGGANIAQTVTLMISGAQGMIPAILRILTAGILAGVLIETGAASKIAETIVEKLGDHMAIVAIVFSTAILTGVGVFVDVSVITVSPIAMAIAKKVNLSKTSILLAMIGGGKSGNVVSPNPNAIAAADAFEVPLTSVMLAGILPAIFGIIVTIFIARSLGQKGVTVSDQDLTQEKIQDKPSFFTAILGPLVSIVLLALRPIMGIEIDPLIALPVGGIIGSFAMGKFREINNYAIVGMGKMTGVAILLIGTGTISGIIANSELKDVLVNLLDATGAPVFLLAPLAGILMSAATASTTSGTAVASQVFGPTIMELGISGVNAAAMIHSGATVLDHLPHGSFFHTTGGSVNMSISERLKLIPYESLVGLVITMVSTIVYGFILS, encoded by the coding sequence ATGGACTTTACAGTATCTGCATTTGGGGCTATTTTAGGATTAGTAATAGCTATTATATTAATTATTAAAAAGGTGAATCCTACTTATTCTCTTATTTTAGGAGCGATTATAGGAGGATTGCTAGGTGGAGCTAATATTGCTCAGACTGTAACATTGATGATATCTGGGGCACAAGGGATGATTCCTGCTATTCTCAGGATTTTAACGGCAGGGATTTTAGCCGGAGTATTGATTGAGACTGGAGCAGCAAGTAAAATAGCTGAAACAATAGTAGAAAAATTAGGAGACCATATGGCCATTGTTGCTATTGTGTTTTCCACAGCTATTTTGACAGGGGTAGGGGTATTTGTAGATGTATCTGTGATTACGGTATCACCTATTGCTATGGCAATTGCTAAAAAAGTTAATCTTTCTAAAACATCTATTTTATTAGCCATGATTGGTGGTGGAAAATCTGGGAATGTAGTTTCTCCCAATCCTAATGCTATAGCGGCAGCAGATGCTTTTGAAGTTCCTCTTACTTCGGTAATGTTAGCAGGAATTTTACCAGCTATTTTTGGGATTATTGTTACTATTTTTATTGCTAGGTCATTAGGACAAAAAGGTGTTACTGTGAGTGATCAAGATTTGACTCAAGAAAAAATTCAGGATAAGCCTAGTTTTTTTACAGCTATTTTAGGACCTTTGGTGTCTATTGTTTTATTGGCTCTTAGACCTATTATGGGAATTGAAATAGATCCATTAATTGCACTTCCTGTAGGAGGAATTATAGGTTCATTTGCCATGGGAAAATTTCGAGAAATTAATAATTATGCAATAGTAGGAATGGGGAAAATGACAGGAGTTGCAATTTTATTAATAGGAACAGGAACTATTTCTGGAATTATTGCCAATTCGGAATTAAAAGATGTTTTAGTGAATTTATTAGATGCCACAGGAGCACCTGTATTTTTATTAGCACCATTGGCAGGAATATTAATGTCTGCAGCAACGGCGTCTACTACATCTGGAACAGCAGTAGCAAGTCAAGTTTTTGGGCCAACTATTATGGAATTAGGAATTTCAGGAGTAAATGCAGCGGCAATGATTCATTCTGGAGCTACTGTATTAGATCATTTACCACATGGAAGTTTTTTTCACACTACAGGTGGAAGTGTGAATATGTCCATTAGTGAAAGATTAAAACTAATTCCTTACGAATCTTTAGTTGGTTTGGTGATTACTATGGTATCAACGATAGTTTATGGATTTATATTATCATAG